In Pelmatolapia mariae isolate MD_Pm_ZW unplaced genomic scaffold, Pm_UMD_F_2 NODE_ptg000755l+_length_29485_cov_1, whole genome shotgun sequence, the DNA window GTCTAAAACAAGCTGATTTGGCTCATTCCCCTTTAAAGGCCTGCCCTCCCTAAAGGACAACTTTCTTTTCATTGGATAATTTCATAAAGCATGCTGAAGGGCAGGAGCCAGTCATCATGAGCTCCATCTCTTCCACCTTCTGGTTTAGAAATTCTCAAAAACTTTAAACCTCATAAAAACATGATTGGAAATAAAATCTTCTCAGatgcattttcacattttagatCCACAGCAACAAAGTTCACAGCAGGATGTCTCTGTTCAGTAATTATTATGCTCATTACCTGTGTACTGTGAGTAACACTGGATTTTAaatcttcctgttaaaaggtgTGTATAAAGGGGATGAGCTGAAATGAAGACTTCACGGAGAATGTTTGCTGTCAGGAAATATCAAACCAGACAACCATTCTCACTCACACCTGCATGCAGTTTAGATCACGAGTTAACCtaacagcatgtctttggaccGTGGGAGAAAACTGTAGAggacccagagagaacccattgTAATTCTGTGGGAACTCTGGTTATGGCAGCCTTACAGTTAGATATGGTTATTGACAAGAAACAGGACCCGAGTGGCAATTTCAATTATGAAGCCAAAGTTTTTCCCTCGATGCTGAATGCAATCAGGAGAGACATAGCAgagatttatatttaaaaaagagaaagattAGGGATTGTACTGAAGGTGAGACAAAACCCAAACTTTAAATTACAAATATCAGAAAAAGATATAGGTACAGTCTGGTAGCTGAAGTCAatgctttagaaaaaaagaacaaaactccTGGAGTTGGAGACAAGTGAACAACAGGAGGATAATAAACCTGTGAGAGGGGCTGAAGTATCAGAGCTCATGTTCTTATAAGCTGGGACTGGATTGTCCTTTGATAAGAGTTACAGACAAAAATTTATCAGAAATGCTGAAATATCCTGCTGGAGTCAAACATTAGAAGTATAATTTATGTGACTGAGTGACTGATGATCATtaaattcattatttttatgtttttttttaaaggctagGTTCTTTGAACTGATCacatctgatttttttgttaAGGAGAATCACGATTTTAAGAATGAAACAATCGTAACATATTTactcacagagctttgttggaggctttgaccactggcagcagcctcagaagagcctcctctgaagcagagtatttcttcaggtcaaactcATCCAGATCTTtgtctgatgacagtaagatgaagaccagagctgagcactgagcaggagacagtttacctgtggagagacttcctgatctcagggactgttggatctcctccactagagaacgatcattcagttcattcagacagtggaacagattgatgcttttctctgcatacagattctcactgagcttctccttgatgtactgaactgtttcctgattggtctgtgagctacttcctgtctgtgtcagcaaaccttgtaggagagtctgattggtctgcagtgaaagaccaaGGAGGAAGCgaaggaacaagtccaggtgtccatttggactctgtaaggccttgttcacagcagtCTGGTGGAaagattcttttgtttttaaaaagtcaggCCGCTTGGgggttgtttgttgttcttccagcagattgagtccagaattgatgaaggtcagatggacatgaagagcagccagaaactcctgaacactcagatggatgaagcagaacaccttgtcctggtagagtcctctctcctctttaaagatctgtgtgaacactcctgagtacactgaagctgctctgatatcgatgccacactctgtcaggtctgattcatagaagatcaggtttcctttctgcagctgatcaaaagccagttttcccagagactccatcatcttcctgctctctggactccagtgtggatctgtctcagctcctccatcatacttgaccttcttcactttggcctgaaccaccaggaagtggatgtacatctcagtcagggtcttgggcagctgtcctccctctctggtttccagcacatcctccagaactgtagcagtgatccagcagaagactgggatgtggcacatgatgtggaggcttcgtgatatcttgatgtgggagatgatcctgctggccggCTTCTTATGTCTGAATCTCTTCCtaaagtactcctccttctgtgggtcagtgaaccctctgatctctgtcaccatgccaacacagtcaggagggatctgattggctgctgcaggtcgtgtggttatccagaggtgagcggagggaagcagtttccccctgatgaggtttatcagcagcacatccactgaggtggactttctagggtcagttaggattgtatttttgtggaagtccagaggaagtcgacactcatccagaccatcaaagatgaacacaacctggaagtcttcaaagctgcagattcctgcttctttggtttcagtaaagaagtgatgaacaagttccaccaagctgaacttttcctctttcagcacattcagctctctgaaagtgaatggaaatatgaactggatgtcctggttggctttgtcttcagcccagtccagggtgtatttctgtgttaagacagttttcccaatgccagccactccctttgtcagcactgttctgattggttcatctcttccaggtgaggctttaaagatgtcttcttgtctgatggttgtttctggtctgtctggtttcctggatgctgtttcaatctgtctgacctcatgttcatcattgacctctgcagtccctccctctgtgatgtagagctctgtgtagatctgattcagaagggttgggtttcctgctttagcgatgccctcaaacacacactggaacttcttcttcagtgtgGATTTAAGGTTATGATGACAAACTCCAATGAGAGTTCCTAAAGGAACAATGGAGTAATTATCTCCAACAACAATTTATCAAatacagggctcgcaaaatttcaaaatcccttgtagcccttcgggcaggaaCTCTttagtttttggtagcccaaaataaatttaagtagccctaataaaaaagggagcaattttttatgttttgtttcctgttttgtttccgttacaatattatacattaaagtataatattgtaacggaaacaaaacattaattaaaaaatggttgaaacacaaattacaacattgtataaaaattacaatcatcaactcaaatacttggttgtaattgaacagaaatttctatgaacttgtaagaactgtacaacaggaatcagtctgtgtcagatcctgaatttgaaatttccactaaagtcacgggtaagaggcaagtggaaccaagatctaggccatttgctttttgaagtttgcaaagactgctacaTTTTCCCAGTGGTAGTTCTCTTACTGCTTTGCAgacggtcagccagctcctcctgcttcattctcctcaggaagtccactgtgaccttcacaaatgcctctctgctcctcctcctctgttcaTCATCCTCCCTCTGACTCtctaagcattctgggtaatcGCCGGCCGCCAACCAAGCCACCCGAGGGTCGTCACCCACGCCCGCTTTACAGTCACTGCTGCTGACTCTGGTGCCATCGACCTCTGGGTCGACCTCCTATACTGTTGGTTTATGGACACTTGTGATGTCGACCTCCAGGACATGTTGCTCTTTGATTTGGACCCTCCATCCTTGaagttgaaaccaagcacaccattgtttttcttgtgacattaccaataagtttgatgtgtcacatggccctcttcctattgaaaaaacaaaagttgtatccaagatggccgacttctaaatggccaccatggtcaccacccatcttgaggagtttcccccctcacatatactaatgtgccacaaacaggactttaatatcaccaaccattcccatgttattacggtgtatccatataaatggcccaccctgtactttctgtaaagtggtttcaataaaacagaaaagaaaagtatgttcattttacatggcaacgcacagctggcatCAATCGTGAATTGTTCATTTAGAGCAATTTTTGGGCCAGGTGCTGAGGAGAAGTCAATGTTAtgtgcaacctctggctgtatcttggtcatatggtcaacgtactcataatgtggaggcttaaaaatggccaaatcttgtacccaaccgtttgtgaattagatgtgcgcctccaggaatttataattccaaaaatgattcgccgtgtatgcgctgactccacagacaaggtacgtgaagatatcgggataggacaacggcagtaggctgtctgggtttccactccactgccttatttcatacgggtccacattaccgatgtaTTTTTTCCAAGTACTGTCTCTTGGCGTCTGTGTACAATCGGTCGCggtacagccctttgtcttttgcgctgattttaagcGTGGTTCTGGCAGGCCTGCtatcaacacagtgtgtttgttttgatttgtggccttctgacatggcgccgcgatcccacaatgcactgcggtgTGACGTCAACTACAAAGCCCTATATGACCAAGGACCTTCCTTTGTTTCTATTGCCCAATAGTGTTTTATTGTAGGAAGACATCCTATGTGagggttctgttttcttgtttagtaaACTACCTgcctttatgacccttttggtaaGCAGGAAGTCACACAAACGCtcccccaaacacaaacacacattcaaacatgcgcacatgcatgcatacacacacacacacacacacacacacacacacctagtgCCTGAAACTATAGGAGGGTTTTACAATGTGTGTAGTTGTAAACTGTGTGTAACAGAATAAAAGGCTGCAGGGGAAGGTGGTTCTTCAAAGTGGTCTGAGACCGAGGGCAGAAGGGCTGCTCTGAGATCCTTCCCATGCTAGCATGTGAAAAACCGGATGAGCTGTTCGTCTTGCTTCGTTAACGGGAATAAATCTCTAAACCAGCAgggcctgtggaagcgcagacccaacacTTAAAATTAATGTTGGGTATTGAAATCAAACCCAACAATCCtgtttttacagtcccgtgactcagcctcagatactaaacaaattaaaaaatctcataaaaaaaacaaacaaacaaactaaattttctccttcatttctgacAAACACTGCTGCATAAATCGTTACCGTGAACTATGGAGCGGCAGATTTGTGGTGGAACTaaactgcacacagctgatgttagccaggaaaacattacacactgactttaatggagagaccagaaataaaaacacacagtttgttgtgtgaagaaatcaaacatgagctgaacaaactgtaaagttcctaaagacaaactgttcaaggaggaaacaaagcaaacttacagtttcttcacacacaccaacaacaagctccactccacgAAGTTCAGCAAAGACAAACTTTGAGCAGGAAGAAAACACCCAAAGAGGCGTTTGAGAACACCCAGGACCATCGAAACAAGGGTGCTGCGTTCAGGTGAAACTCGGAAATTCCAAAACCGCTGGCAGGTTGtgatttatttctgctgcttttcctgtttgaaacacacacacacacaaacatctgtcatcactttgttgttcttcttcctgcagcgtttgaaaatcttagaaatatggtatctaaccagaatCTTACTCTCGATAactgtaacactgtgaggaactttggagtcatttttgacgaggaaatgtccttcaatgcacatattaaaaaagaaatatcctgtctcaaagtgacgctgaaaaactagttcatgcatttattacttctaagctagactactgtaattctttattatcaggatgtcctaaaaacttgctgaaaagccttcagttaatccaaaatgctgcagcaagagtcctgacagggactagaaagagagagcatatttctcctgttttggcttcccttcattggctccctgttaattTATCTCCGAATCCATTGCAGGTTTTTCCAACGGTTCTTAAAACTACTGTAACTCTTCAATGGTTTGTTCAATCTCTAATATTCAAATGGTTCCTTAAAGCAGCGTAGCTGCACTTTTCAGTAGACTCATTATGGTAATCCTAAGCATCACGTCACATCAGCCCCAGGAAGACGAAGGTTGAGAGAAACTGAGTGAGTACGAGAGAGTCATACTAACATGTGAATCAGAGTGTTTGCTAAGGAAATACACTGGTCCCTTAATAGTTTCTACATGaaatattcaaaaacaaatataaactgATTGTGTGACAGAGGCAGAAAGTTCTCTGTTTCCATGTGGAGAAATCTGCTGTTAAATCAGAACATGAACAGGTTTCAGGTGGCATTAAAACACATGAAAGCAACGCTGCACTCACTCAGAGGTCAGAGGCCATGTACAGTAACCACACTGACAccaagaggagaaaaacagcTGGCAGCAAAGGCAGGGAGGTGTTCTTTCCAGCTAAACAGAAGAGTAAAAAAAGATAATGAAGGTCACAGTTTGAATCAGTCATATTTCATTTAATACAGTGATGTACTGATCTAGGATCAGTCCAATCATCAGCAGTTTGATCCACGTATGGATTGAAGTatatttgtgaaaatgttggactgttcctttatcagtgtgtaacagtgtgtgtatgagagccatgtactgtccatgtgtgcatgctgactgctctgacccctcctcctttcagggtggagcctgctggagtccaatggttgagaccaggtctgaggaagtgtaagtgtgtttttaatgggattcatgaaaacaaagcagcacacattcaaccatcttcatcatgtcaggagtcatcatcaaagtgtcaatcaatgaacagatgatggatcaataactgcagctggattgtgtttgttctctccatcagattcctgtcaactcacaatcgacacaaacacagtgaacacaaacctccaactgtctgacaacaacaggaaggtgacacaagtgaaggaggttcagtcatatcctgatcatccagacagatttgatgtccatgaagagctgctgtgtagagatggtctgactggtcgctgttactgggaggtcgagtggagaggacacgtttatatatcagtgagttacagaagaatcagaaggaaaggaggcagTAATGACTGTGTGTTTGGAGAGAATggtcagtcctggagtctgtggTGCTCTGAAGATGGTCCTCGGTGTGTCTGGCACAATTGCAAATC includes these proteins:
- the LOC134623567 gene encoding NACHT, LRR and PYD domains-containing protein 12-like, with translation MVTEIRGFTDPQKEEYFRKRFRHKKPASRIISHIKISRSLHIMCHIPVFCWITATVLEDVLETREGGQLPKTLTEMYIHFLVVQAKVKKVKYDGGAETDPHWSPESRKMMESLGKLAFDQLQKGNLIFYESDLTECGIDIRAASVYSGVFTQIFKEERGLYQDKVFCFIHLSVQEFLAALHVHLTFINSGLNLLEEQQTTPKRPDFLKTKESFHQTAVNKALQSPNGHLDLFLRFLLGLSLQTNQTLLQGLLTQTGSSSQTNQETVQYIKEKLSENLYAEKSINLFHCLNELNDRSLVEEIQQSLRSGSLSTGKLSPAQCSALVFILLSSDKDLDEFDLKKYSASEEALLRLLPVVKASNKALLSSCNLSQEGCEDLLSVVSSQSCSLRELDLSTNSLNASAVKLLSAAVESPHAKLNILRLNVCELSGENCETLSSVLSSQSCSLRELDLSIKHLQDSGVKLLSAGLQSLNCKLNTLRLSGFSLSERSCEALSSVLISQSSSLRELDLSNSNLQDSGVKLLSAGLKSSQCTVETLRSGFKPFHI